The following is a genomic window from Prunus persica cultivar Lovell chromosome G7, Prunus_persica_NCBIv2, whole genome shotgun sequence.
TACAATGTTGTGAGTGGTTTACCTTTGCAGGGAGTGACTGAAGCAAATCTGAGGATGAGGGTTTTTCCTTATACATTGAAAGATAAAGCAAAGGGTTGGCTAATGACTTTAGCACCTGGTTCGCTCACCACTTGGGATGCCGTAGCTAAGAAATTTTTGGAGAAGTTCTTCTCTACTCAAAAGACAGCTACTTTGAGAGGGCAAATCTTTAACTTTAAACAAGATGATGGAGAACCTTTCAATGAATGTTGGGAGCGTTTCAAAGGGCTGTTGCTGCAATGTCCACATCATGGGTTACCTCTTTACTTACAAATgcaaattttttatgatgGACTAACCCAAACATGTCAATCAACTGTTGATAATGCAGCAGGTGgagctttgaagaaaaaaaatgctcaAGAGTCATATAACATTTATGAGATGTTGGGATCTAATGCTCAACACAAAGATACAAGAGGTAAACGAGTTGGAGTGTATGAAATGAGTTCTAATAATGATCTGGCCTTGCAGGTGGCTAGTTTGGAAAAGAAGCTCGATTCTATGATCAATATGGTGCCTAAGATAGCTGAGGTGTGTACCATTTGCAACATACCAGGTCATCCAACTTATCAATGCTCGGCTAGTGAGGCTTATCCCGAATTTGTTCAAGAGCAAGTGAATCTCATGAATTCTTACAATCAGAGGCCGAGGAATGACCCGTTCTCTAATACATATAACCCTGGTTGGAGAGATCATCCCAATCTCTCATGGAAGAATAacaatcaatttcaaaatttccaaccAAAGCCTGCCACTACGCTTGAAGATACGGTCAAAATGCTAGCTCAAAACACCGTTCAATTCCAGCAAACTACCAATAGTACTCTCCAACAACATTCAGCTGCTCTAACCAAAATGGAGACACAATTAGGTCAGATTGCTGATGCTTTGAGTCAAAGAGAACCCGGAAAATTTCCAAGCCAACCGGTGATACTTCAAAGGAACCAAGAGCAAGCCAAAGCGGTCATAACACTTAGTTGGCAATGAAGTTA
Proteins encoded in this region:
- the LOC109950323 gene encoding uncharacterized protein LOC109950323 gives rise to the protein MADNNDENQALEDYAQPVIPNSPSCILLPTEARNYDLKSSHFHMLPSFYGLPNEDPLAHIKEFYNVVSGLPLQGVTEANLRMRVFPYTLKDKAKGWLMTLAPGSLTTWDAVAKKFLEKFFSTQKTATLRGQIFNFKQDDGEPFNECWERFKGLLLQCPHHGLPLYLQMQIFYDGLTQTCQSTVDNAAGGALKKKNAQESYNIYEMLGSNAQHKDTRGKRVGVYEMSSNNDLALQVASLEKKLDSMINMVPKIAEVCTICNIPGHPTYQCSASEAYPEFVQEQVNLMNSYNQRPRNDPFSNTYNPGWRDHPNLSWKNNNQFQNFQPKPATTLEDTVKMLAQNTVQFQQTTNSTLQQHSAALTKMETQLGQIADALSQREPGKFPSQPVILQRNQEQAKAVITLSWQ